The Anoxybacillus flavithermus genome has a segment encoding these proteins:
- a CDS encoding transcriptional regulator: MNHCEDHNLDKKMVPRTEQEIESIIKRLKRIEGQVRGVQKMVEDNRYCIDILVQISAITAALNKVGLNLLERHVGHCVSKAIREGSGEESIRELMDVIKQFSK, encoded by the coding sequence ATGAACCATTGTGAAGATCATAATTTGGATAAAAAAATGGTTCCACGAACGGAACAGGAAATCGAAAGCATTATCAAGCGCTTGAAGCGCATTGAAGGACAAGTGCGCGGTGTGCAAAAAATGGTGGAGGACAATCGTTATTGTATTGATATTTTAGTGCAAATTTCAGCGATCACGGCAGCGTTAAATAAAGTAGGATTGAACTTGCTAGAACGTCATGTTGGCCATTGTGTATCGAAAGCGATTCGCGAAGGAAGCGGAGAAGAATCCATTCGCGAATTAATGGATGTCATTAAACAGTTCTCAAAGTGA